In Gemmatimonadota bacterium, one DNA window encodes the following:
- the thiO gene encoding glycine oxidase ThiO, with the protein MQAAAQTADAVIIGGGVIGCATAWELARRGLEVVVIERGQPGRGASWAAAGMLSPLAESRRPGPFLDLALAGLDRFHSFVGALHEATGVDVEYRKSGKLQLALDAAQAEQLTLQHAWQREAGFAVELLDGAEARRWEPALSPAVQTALYMPYDHQVESRRLARALWSAAARAGVHFHLGVPAAGIVCDTQAAAAPARVAHRSAEGAGRVRGVALANGDVLHAGAVLIAAGCWSGQLGGLPRPLPVVPVRGQMAALETVPPLLERVVLTPGCYLIPRAGGRLLVGATVEQAGFRCHPTPAGIRGLLDYSMEAVPELAAAPLVEIWAGLRPGTPDDLPILGPDPDVRGLYYATGHFRNGILLAAITAELLADAIMGAQPALPLSAFGPGRFRGGETR; encoded by the coding sequence ATGCAGGCAGCCGCACAAACCGCCGATGCCGTGATCATCGGCGGCGGCGTGATTGGCTGTGCCACCGCCTGGGAACTGGCTCGGCGGGGGCTCGAGGTGGTGGTCATCGAGCGCGGCCAGCCGGGCAGGGGCGCGAGCTGGGCGGCCGCCGGCATGCTCTCGCCCCTGGCGGAGTCCCGCCGCCCCGGCCCATTCCTCGACCTTGCCCTGGCCGGACTGGATCGCTTCCATTCCTTCGTCGGGGCGCTGCACGAGGCGACCGGCGTCGATGTCGAATACCGGAAAAGCGGGAAGCTGCAGCTCGCGCTGGATGCGGCGCAGGCCGAGCAGTTAACACTGCAGCACGCCTGGCAGCGGGAAGCCGGCTTCGCTGTCGAGCTGCTGGACGGCGCGGAGGCGAGACGGTGGGAGCCGGCGCTCTCGCCAGCAGTGCAGACTGCTCTTTATATGCCGTACGACCACCAGGTGGAGAGTCGCCGTCTGGCCCGCGCGCTATGGAGCGCGGCGGCGCGGGCGGGCGTGCACTTCCACCTGGGCGTGCCGGCGGCCGGGATCGTCTGCGACACGCAGGCGGCCGCCGCGCCCGCGCGCGTCGCGCATAGGTCCGCCGAGGGGGCGGGACGGGTCAGGGGCGTCGCTTTGGCGAACGGCGATGTCCTGCACGCGGGCGCTGTCCTGATCGCCGCCGGCTGCTGGAGCGGCCAACTGGGGGGACTGCCGCGGCCGCTGCCGGTAGTGCCCGTGCGCGGCCAGATGGCCGCGCTCGAGACCGTGCCGCCCCTGCTCGAGCGCGTGGTACTCACGCCCGGCTGTTACCTCATTCCGCGCGCCGGCGGGAGACTGCTCGTGGGCGCGACCGTCGAGCAGGCAGGCTTCCGTTGTCACCCTACGCCTGCGGGCATCCGTGGCCTGCTCGACTACTCCATGGAGGCGGTGCCGGAGCTAGCGGCCGCGCCGCTGGTCGAGATCTGGGCCGGGCTCCGGCCTGGCACGCCGGACGACCTGCCCATCCTGGGCCCCGACCCCGACGTGCGCGGCCTGTACTACGCCACCGGTCACTTCCGCAACGGCATCCTGCTTGCAGCGATCACGGCGGAACTTCTGGCCGATGCCATAATGGGCGCCCAGCCCGCCTTGCCGCTGAGCGCATTCGGGCCGGGCCGCTTCCGCGGCGGGGAAACGAGGTAG
- a CDS encoding prepilin peptidase: MPDALLWTYAALAGAAVGSFLNVCIYRLPAGESIISPRSRCPACAYAIPWYDNVPVLSYVLLRGSCRACRAPISLQYPLVELATALLWLAAAARYGPSLEGLRSAVFFTLLLGIALIDGRHFIIPDHLSLGGLGLGLGFAALPGGFPLLRGVVGAAAGYVLLRGVAYGGQRLFRKPALGLGDVHMMAMVGAFLGVPGMLLTILLGSALGLVIGVPLSWRRGRLTLMGTYLPLGTFLAMGAAIAHGWGDLLVDWYLHAVMGVP; this comes from the coding sequence ATGCCCGACGCGCTGCTCTGGACCTACGCCGCCCTGGCCGGCGCGGCCGTGGGTTCGTTCCTCAATGTCTGCATCTACCGGCTGCCGGCGGGCGAGTCCATCATCTCGCCGCGCTCGCGCTGCCCCGCCTGTGCCTATGCCATCCCGTGGTACGACAATGTTCCCGTGCTCAGCTATGTGCTGCTGCGCGGGAGCTGCCGCGCGTGCCGTGCCCCCATTTCGCTGCAATACCCACTCGTCGAGCTGGCGACTGCGCTGCTGTGGCTGGCGGCGGCGGCACGCTACGGCCCGAGTCTCGAGGGGCTGCGCAGCGCCGTGTTCTTTACGCTGCTCCTGGGCATCGCGCTCATCGACGGGCGCCACTTCATCATTCCCGACCACCTCTCCCTGGGCGGCCTCGGCTTGGGGCTGGGCTTCGCTGCCCTACCCGGGGGGTTCCCCCTGCTGCGCGGCGTGGTGGGCGCCGCTGCCGGCTACGTCCTGCTGCGCGGCGTCGCCTATGGCGGCCAGAGGCTCTTTCGCAAGCCGGCCCTCGGCCTGGGCGACGTGCACATGATGGCCATGGTGGGAGCGTTTCTCGGTGTGCCTGGCATGCTGCTCACGATCCTGCTGGGATCCGCGCTCGGCCTGGTTATCGGCGTGCCGCTGAGCTGGCGGCGCGGCCGGCTCACCCTCATGGGCACCTACCTGCCGCTCGGCACTTTCCTGGCCATGGGCGCCGCCATCGCCCACGGCTGGGGCGACCTGCTCGTGGACTGGTACCTCCACGCGGTGATGGGCGTCCCCTGA
- a CDS encoding pyridoxal-phosphate dependent enzyme, with amino-acid sequence MRGPGLREIYDARRRIAGVARRTPLDRSCWLSQRAGSDVYLKLECWQRTRSFKIRGAYNAIASLDRAARARGLVAASAGNHGQGVALAARQLGARATIFVPESAPHTKQERIRAFGGELRTVAGTFDDAEAAATEFAAATGARFIPASSDPAVVAGQGTIGLEILEDLPAVQEVIVPVGGGGLIAGIGTALKAGAADVRVVGVQSDRTPAMHAAFQAGGVVEAPGGPTLADGLAGGVDEVSYAWARAVTDELLLVEESAIPGAIRTLYGYDSVVAEGAGAVGVAALCGGLLELKGPAVIVVSGGNLDAERLAAILGPG; translated from the coding sequence ATGCGCGGTCCGGGGCTGCGCGAGATCTATGACGCACGCCGCCGGATTGCCGGCGTGGCGCGGCGCACACCGCTGGACCGCTCCTGCTGGCTCTCCCAACGAGCGGGCTCGGACGTCTATCTCAAGCTGGAATGCTGGCAGCGTACGCGCTCCTTCAAGATTCGGGGCGCGTACAATGCCATTGCCTCGCTGGACCGGGCCGCCCGGGCACGAGGTCTGGTGGCGGCGTCAGCCGGGAATCATGGTCAGGGTGTGGCACTGGCCGCCCGGCAGCTGGGCGCCAGGGCGACGATATTCGTGCCCGAGTCGGCGCCGCATACCAAGCAGGAGCGGATCCGGGCGTTCGGCGGGGAGCTGCGCACGGTAGCCGGGACCTTCGATGACGCCGAGGCCGCGGCCACGGAGTTCGCCGCCGCCACGGGCGCCCGCTTCATCCCTGCCTCCAGCGATCCCGCCGTGGTGGCCGGCCAGGGCACCATCGGACTCGAGATCCTCGAGGATCTGCCCGCAGTCCAGGAGGTCATCGTGCCCGTGGGCGGCGGCGGCCTGATTGCCGGGATCGGAACGGCGCTGAAGGCGGGGGCGGCGGACGTCCGCGTCGTTGGTGTGCAGAGCGACCGGACGCCGGCCATGCACGCGGCGTTCCAGGCGGGGGGCGTAGTCGAGGCGCCGGGCGGCCCCACGCTGGCCGATGGTCTGGCGGGCGGCGTGGACGAGGTCAGCTACGCCTGGGCGCGGGCCGTGACCGACGAGCTGCTGCTGGTCGAGGAATCTGCCATCCCCGGCGCGATCCGGACCCTCTACGGCTATGACAGTGTCGTTGCCGAGGGCGCGGGCGCAGTCGGCGTCGCGGCGCTTTGCGGCGGCTTGCTCGAGCTGAAGGGCCCCGCCGTCATTGTGGTGAGCGGCGGCAACCTGGACGCCGAGCGGCTCGCCGCCATCCTCGGTCCCGGGTAA
- a CDS encoding RNA methyltransferase — translation MPRRADTRLIRGLHRRKVRESEGLFLAEGVRVAEELLASPVVPRLAIVSPTLEDTTRGAALSRKVAAACPVERVTDAELRGLAATEAPQGVLVVAETPHYDLPVLPSAAPAAVLALDAVQDPGNFGTLVRTAHAFGAAWVAMLPGTVDAWNPKAVRAAAGSSFRLPLVALELSGLRQWCSEQAFLLYGAAVVGFSVESFVLAQRSVLVVGNEGTGLSPGVERAADALLAVPLRGAAESLNVAVAAGILLYLLTRRD, via the coding sequence TTGCCGCGGCGCGCCGACACCCGCCTGATCCGGGGGCTGCACCGCCGCAAGGTGCGCGAGTCGGAGGGCCTGTTTCTGGCCGAAGGGGTCCGGGTGGCCGAGGAGCTGCTCGCATCTCCGGTTGTCCCCCGGCTGGCCATCGTTTCGCCCACTCTGGAGGACACTACGCGGGGCGCGGCACTGAGCCGCAAAGTGGCGGCCGCGTGTCCCGTGGAGCGAGTCACAGACGCCGAGCTCAGGGGGTTGGCGGCCACGGAAGCGCCGCAGGGCGTGCTGGTCGTGGCGGAGACGCCGCACTACGATTTGCCCGTTCTGCCCTCGGCCGCGCCCGCGGCCGTGCTCGCCCTGGACGCCGTGCAGGACCCCGGCAATTTCGGCACCCTGGTGCGGACGGCGCATGCCTTTGGCGCTGCCTGGGTCGCCATGCTGCCGGGCACCGTGGATGCCTGGAACCCCAAAGCGGTACGCGCCGCCGCCGGCTCGTCCTTCCGGCTCCCCCTCGTCGCCCTCGAGCTGAGCGGGCTGCGGCAGTGGTGCAGCGAGCAGGCGTTCCTGCTCTACGGCGCGGCCGTAGTGGGTTTTTCCGTCGAGAGCTTTGTGCTGGCACAACGGTCGGTCCTGGTGGTAGGAAACGAAGGGACGGGGCTCAGCCCGGGCGTGGAGCGCGCGGCCGACGCTCTCCTGGCCGTGCCGCTCCGGGGCGCCGCGGAGTCGCTCAATGTTGCCGTGGCGGCTGGAATCCTGCTCTACCTGCTGACGCGGAGAGATTGA
- a CDS encoding gamma carbonic anhydrase family protein, translating to MAHLLPYAGHTPRIHPSAFVAPTAVLIGNVEVGAEASIWFGAVLRGDHPEHAIRIGARSSVQDNCVLHVSARGPTVVGVGATIGHGVVFESCEIGASALIGMNAVVLHGAVVGEESLVAALSVVPEGMVVPPRVLVAGAPAQIRKELSGEAGRWVRESAAHYVELARRYLAQGIGRVD from the coding sequence GTGGCGCACCTCCTCCCCTACGCGGGCCACACGCCGCGTATCCATCCCAGTGCCTTTGTCGCGCCCACCGCCGTGCTCATCGGCAACGTCGAGGTGGGGGCGGAGGCCAGCATCTGGTTCGGCGCCGTGCTGCGCGGGGACCACCCCGAGCACGCCATCCGCATCGGCGCGCGCAGCAGTGTGCAGGACAATTGCGTGCTGCATGTCAGCGCGCGGGGCCCTACCGTGGTAGGCGTGGGCGCCACCATCGGGCACGGCGTGGTCTTCGAGAGCTGTGAGATTGGCGCCAGTGCGCTGATCGGGATGAACGCCGTGGTGCTGCACGGCGCGGTCGTCGGCGAGGAGTCGCTGGTGGCAGCACTCAGCGTGGTACCGGAAGGAATGGTCGTGCCGCCACGCGTCCTGGTAGCGGGCGCACCGGCACAGATTCGCAAGGAGCTGTCCGGCGAGGCCGGGCGCTGGGTGCGCGAGAGCGCGGCGCACTACGTCGAGCTGGCGCGCCGCTACCTCGCCCAGGGCATCGGCCGGGTCGATTAG